The Dioscorea cayenensis subsp. rotundata cultivar TDr96_F1 chromosome 16, TDr96_F1_v2_PseudoChromosome.rev07_lg8_w22 25.fasta, whole genome shotgun sequence sequence TGCAGTAGTATCTGCTACTTCTGTAATGTGTTTAGATTAAGGGAAAAAATATCGAAAGATAGAAAAGGAAGCAAGAAGTGATATCGCTTTATTGTTCTTGTTTGCTGTCAATTGAATCAAATGAATGACACAAATGTCCATCAATGGagatttttctcttgttttcttcttcgttTGTGTGTGCCTGTGAATTACAGTGGTGGAATATATTTATCAGGGAGAcaaattatttaagaaaaatgggaatTTTACCATTCATATTTTAAACCCCTCATaatcttcattaaaaaaaaagtaaaaaacattattaagcCACCATGGGCTCCCCAACACCgatcttttctcttttctctagCTTGTACTCAAGGTAATGCTGATAGAAATATGAAGAAAAGCCCCACAAAGCCATAAACAGGGACATCACTTTGATCCCATTCATGTTATCATGGAATAAGAACACAGCAAACACTGGCACAATTGGTGTTCCAAGGGAGTAGATGACATTGGAGAAGAGAGATGACACCTCGTAGACGAGTGCAACAGCTGAAACAATGTTAGCCTGCCAGCATATTGCAGTCATAACCAATGTTATCACATAGGACAACCTCCCTTTCTTGAACCCATCCATCTCCCCTTTCAAGCCTCTCCATTCCCCTGAAGCAAAGAGCCCAATTGTGGCTGCAGCTGTGGATGATCCTGCAGTATAAATCTGCAGTTTTAATACTAATGAAAGTTCTCGGCGTTTGATGAATTTGTCAAAGCTGAGCTGCATCTAAAGAGAGGATAAGTGAAAAACttgctgctgctgctattgTCAGTATGAAGCCAAGCAAATACTTCCCTCCAAATGTCTCTGAATAGTCATCAACTTTATTCTGAAATCCAATGATTGTGGCAGAGAAGGTAAGGAGGACTATAGAGTTGAATGTAAGATAAGTGAACTTCTCTGAGTTGATGAAATAGGAAAAGATGGCATTGAAACCAAGCTGTGTGGCAGATAACAATGAAAATGTTGAGACAGGGAGATAGAGAAGACCATAAGAGTACATGAGGTTGGCAAGAGCAGCCGTGATACCGAAAACGGCATAAATGACAGCAAGCTTGGCAATTGGAAGAGGCTTAGCAGCAGCTATGGATGTTGATTGGTTGCTGAGGAGAAGAGGGAGgtagagaatgggaaagcctgCACCGTTAGTGAGAGTTTGCAACCACATGCTATTACCACCTTGATCATAGTAGAAAACGATTAAGTAAGGTGCCGGCTACCAGGCCGGCGACGAGGAGGAAGGTGTAGATGGACACCTTAAACAACCACTGCACGTCCCTGGTCATGGATGGTGTTGATTGCAGTGATGAACTGGGGCAATTCAGTGGTTGAATCAGTTGATTAGTATCCATAATATGAAACTGAAATTGCTCAACCTCACTCTTTACTTAGTTTGCAGGTGGTTGTTATTGGTTTAGAATATTCTTGTGGTTTCAATGGTTTGCAGGACATTATTGTTTCCTTAtcttgatttaaattatttcatagTGAACTTCCTCCACAATCTTATATTGCTTATGTGTCATTATCACTGCCTTTAAACTACAAAACATTATTGAGTTTTGTTTGTATTGATGGAGTGATGAGAAGATGAGTTCAGGATTCTTTTGCTCcagtttttcttcattttgccTTCACAGATATAGAGAACAAACAACTGAAATATCATTGGCTTAAGAATTAGATGATGTGTTTGATTATTACAGGTTCGTGATGGGTTTGAATATTGAAGTTCCGTGACGTGTGTGATGATCAAAGTTGGGTGTTCTGTCAACATTACAGCAGATAAATTACTTTACCTGAAGTAACAGATACTTGTTCAACAACCTTTGATTTAAGGATTTTGCCTAATGCAACAGACACTTGTTCAACAACCTTTGATTTAAGGAACAAACTTCCATAATTCAGGTCAGTCATTCTTATTATTAACCTTGATTAACATTCATggcttttcatatttaaactctacCATTGAGTTGCATGGATTCCCTGACTCCCAACAGTGCTGTTTTCTCCTTCTTGTAGTCAAGATAGTGCTGATAGAAGTATGAAACAAAACCCCACAAAGCCATCAGCAAGGACATCACCTTGATTCCATTTATTGTATCATGGAACAAGATGACAGCAAATACTGGAGCAATGGGCACAGCAAGGGAGCTGATGACATTAGAGAACAGAGAAGACACCTCAAAGATGAGTCCTACAAGCCCAACATTAGTAACTTGCCAGCATATGGAAGTCCAAACCAAGGTCATCACATAGGACAGTCTCCCTTGGTTGAACCCTCTCCATGTCCTTCTTCAATTCTCTCCACTCTCCAGAAGCAAAGAGTCCTATGATTGCCCCAACAGTGGACACAAGTGCAGTATATATCTGCATGTTAAGAACTGCTGAAAGTGCTCTGCATTTGATGATCTTGTCAAAGGTGAGCTCCATCAAAGAGAGGTTGAGGGAGTAGGTTGCTGATGCTGCCAGTGTGAGGATGAAGCCAAGCATGTATTTCCCTCCAGATGTCTCTGAAGAATCATCAGAAGCAGGCTGAAAGGCAATAATGGCAGCAGAGAAGGTGAGGATGATGACAGAGTTGAATGTAAGATGAGTGAACCTCTCTGAGTTGATGAAGTAAGAGAAGACAGCATTGAAGCCAAGTTGTGTAGCAGATACCAATGAGTAGGTTGAGACAGAGAGATAGAGAAGGCCGTAAGAGTACATAAGGCTGTCTCCAGTGGCCATAAGGCCAAGGATGATATAGATGACAGTGATCTTGACCAGGGGAAGAGGGTGGGAGGTAGATGAGGATGATGAGTGGGTGGTGATGAGCAGGGGAAGGTAAAGGATGGGAAAGCCAGCAGAGAAGGTCAGAGTTTGCAACCACTTGCTTTTACCACCTTGATCATAGTAGAAACGACCGAGAAGAGTGGCAACTGACTGACCGGCGAGGACAAGGATGGTGTGGACTGATACCTTGAACCACCACTGCAAATTCCTGGCCATGGTTTGTGTTGATTTTGGCAAAAAATCAGTGCCTTCTAGTGGTTCTGTCAGGTAATATGCATCCATATTGTTAACTAGAATTGCTCAAACTTAATCTCTAGTTtgtctacttttttttcattcagTTCTCTGGTTCACATGATTTGGAATATTGAAAACATCAATTTTGTTGCTTGTTCTCCCCGGAACcatataataaaacatttttttaatgaagtggACCTCAGTAAACTAGTGGATCTGCTTTTATTGGATAAAAGTGAAGAGGAGATAACATTAAGGTAAATTATATTCTACTTTTCATCTGGTTGTTTTACAGGGATGAAGAAGGAACAACAGAAATCTCCATTGAATCAGTTGCAGCTAGCTTTTTGGCTTTAGAATCATCAAGATACTGTTGATACATGTAAGAGAGGAACCCCCAGATAGCAATCAGTAATGACATGATCTTCACTCCATCCATTCTATCATTTAAGAATATCACAGCAAAGATGGGCACCAGAGGTAAACCCAGAGTCCCAATCATATTGGCCAAGAGGGAGGAAGCCATAAAGACCAGTCCTACAATTCCTACAGATACCATTTGCCATGAAATTGCAATCCATACTAAAGTCATCACATAGGCCTCTGTTCCCTTCTTGAACTCCTCCATCTCTCGTCGCAAGCTCCTCCATTCTCCGCTCGCGAAGAGCCCGGTCACTGATGCACATGCAGCAATGAAGCTTGTGCATGTCTGCAATTCAAACACAATTCTGAAGCTCATTGTTTTGAAATACTTTTCAAAGGTGAGCTGCAATAAGGAGAGAAGCAGAGAGAAATAGAGCAGATGCTGCTAATGTGAGTATGAAGCCGAGAGCGTATTTTTCTCCGGTGACATGGTTGGAAGACTCTGAGCTGGAATGGAGACCGATAAGCACGGCGGAGAAGG is a genomic window containing:
- the LOC120279648 gene encoding probable purine permease 11, which gives rise to MWLQTLTNGAGFPILYLPLLLSNQSTSIAAAKPLPIAKLAVIYAVFGITAALANLMYSYGLLYLPVSTFSLLSATQLGFNAIFSYFINSEKFTYLTFNSIVLLTFSATIIGFQNKVDDYSETFGGKYLLGFILTIAAAASFSLILSLDAAQL
- the LOC120279643 gene encoding LOW QUALITY PROTEIN: probable purine permease 11 (The sequence of the model RefSeq protein was modified relative to this genomic sequence to represent the inferred CDS: deleted 1 base in 1 codon) → MDAYYLTEPLEGTDFLPKSTQTMARNLQWWFKVSVHTILVLAGQSVATLLGRFYYDQGGKSKWLQTLTFSAGFPILYLPLLITTHSSSSSTSHPLPLVKITVIYIILGLMATGDSLMYSYGLLYLSVSTYSLVSATQLGFNAVFSYFINSERFTHLTFNSVIILTFSAAIIAFQPASDDSSETSGGKYMLGFILTLAASATYSLNLSLMELTFDKIIKCRALSAVLNMQIYTALVSTVGAIIGLFASGEWRELKKDMEGFNQGRLSYVMTLVWTSICWQVTNVGLVGLIFEVSSLFSNVISSLAVPIAPVFAVILFHDTINGIKVMSLLMALWGFVSYFYQHYLDYKKEKTALLGVRESMQLNGRV